The following coding sequences lie in one Candidatus Polarisedimenticolia bacterium genomic window:
- a CDS encoding integration host factor subunit beta, translating into MTKAELVEEVARVAELTKKHSEVIVNTVFDSIIEALQKDEKIELRGFGSFRIRQRRSRQGRNPKTGDKVDVPAKKIPYFKPGKELKELINSDSQPEP; encoded by the coding sequence ATGACCAAGGCGGAGCTTGTCGAGGAGGTAGCCCGCGTCGCCGAGCTCACCAAGAAGCACTCCGAGGTGATCGTGAACACCGTCTTCGACTCGATCATCGAGGCCCTGCAGAAGGACGAGAAGATCGAGCTGCGGGGATTCGGAAGCTTCAGGATTCGGCAGCGGCGCTCCCGCCAGGGGAGGAACCCGAAGACAGGCGACAAGGTCGACGTCCCGGCGAAGAAGATTCCGTACTTCAAGCCCGGCAAGGAGCTCAAGGAGCTGATCAACTCCGACTCCCAGCCCGAGCCCTGA
- a CDS encoding HIT domain-containing protein: MRNLFTPWRYAYLAGGGRSRRCVFCKARDSRDDRSELVVHRGRYNFVILNRYPYNSGHLMIAPNEHLSSLARSSPAQLREMMMLAARCERALRRIYRMDGLNLGMNLGESAGAGILGHFHLHLVPRWKGDTNFMTVVGSTRVTPELLQDTFQKVRTQLRRPLKPGSKPARTLRRKAS, encoded by the coding sequence ATGCGCAACCTGTTCACGCCCTGGCGCTACGCCTATCTCGCCGGCGGCGGGCGCAGCCGGCGCTGTGTGTTCTGCAAGGCGCGTGACTCCAGGGACGACCGCTCCGAGCTGGTGGTACACCGCGGCCGCTACAACTTCGTCATCCTGAACCGCTATCCCTACAACAGCGGGCATCTGATGATTGCCCCGAACGAGCACCTGTCGAGCCTGGCGCGGAGCTCGCCGGCCCAGCTGCGCGAGATGATGATGCTGGCGGCGCGCTGCGAGCGCGCGCTCCGGCGCATCTATCGCATGGACGGGCTGAACCTGGGGATGAACCTGGGAGAGAGCGCCGGGGCCGGCATCCTGGGTCATTTCCATCTCCATCTCGTGCCGCGGTGGAAAGGGGACACCAACTTCATGACGGTGGTGGGCTCGACGCGCGTCACTCCCGAGCTGCTGCAGGACACCTTCCAGAAAGTCCGCACGCAGCTCCGCCGGCCGCTGAAGCCCGGCTCGAAGCCGGCTCGGACCCTGCGCCGGAAGGCATCCTAG